The segment GTCTTCCTTACGCCCGAATTCAGCATTGAACGCAAGCTCAGGGAGATCATTCTTGCGTACCAAATCTCGCAGCAGCTTAACAAAGATGAAACTCTCGCCCTGTACTTGAACCGAATTGCTTTTGGCAACCTGGCGTATGGCATCGAAGCCGCCGCCAACGTCTATTTTGATAAACCGGCGCGGGACCTCACCCTTGCCGAAGCCACGATGCTGGCCGGCATTGTGCAAGCACCCAGCCGCCTGAACCCGTTCGTGAATAAGGAAGGGGCCCGCGAGCGGCAGCTCTACGTGCTGAATCAGATGGTCGAGAACGACTTTATCACTGAGGCTGAAGCCGCCGAGACGTATGCCAACGAGCCCACGTATAGTCAGCGCGGCCAACCCCTACTCGCCCCCCACTTCGTCTTCTACGTGCGCAAGCTGCTCGAGGAACGATACGGCTCTCAAACGGTCTACGAAGGGGGCCTCAACGTCACGACCACGCTCGATCTTGACTACCAAAGATTGGCAGAGCGCGCGGCGCGGGAACAGATTACGAAACTTGCCGCCCACAATGCCAGCAATGCCGCCCTGATCGCCCTAGACCCCAAGACCGGCGAAATTCTGGCCATGCTCGGCAGCGTTGACTACGGCGACCAGACCATTGACGGGGAAGTGAACGTCACCACGTCATTGCGACAACCCGGTTCAGCAATCAAGCCGGTCTTCTACGCGGCGGCGTTCGAGAAAGGCTGGACTCCCGCAACCCTGATTTGGGACGTGCCATTTGCCATTACGATCCCGGGCTCTCCGGTCTACGCGCCGAAGAACTACGACGAGAAGTTTCACGGCCCCGCGACAGTGCGCGCGGCCTTGGCGAACTCTTACAATATTCCGGCAGTAAAAGCGGCGCAATACGTGGGAGTGAATGACGGCATCGCGATGGCCCGGCGACTAGGCATCACGTCCTTCGACGACGAGACGTACTACGGACCCGCGGTCGTGCTTGGCGGCGCTGAAGTGAGACTTCTCGACCTGGCCAGCGTTTATAGCGTCTTCGCCACAAACGGCCTGTATCGTCCGCCGGAAGCCATTCTCAAAATCACCGACTCTGCCGGCAACGTGCTCTACGAATACGATCCCCCGGAAGGCGTTCAGAAACTCAGCCCGCAAATCACCTTCCTGATCACCGACATACTTTCGGATAACGAAGCCCGCACCCCGTTGTTCGGAGAGAATAGTTTTCTAAGGCTTTCCCGAGCGGCTGCTGCCAAGACCGGAACCACAGACAACTCGAAGGATAACTGGACGTTTGGCTACACACCGAATCTCGTCGCTGGCGTTTGGGTAGGGAACTCGGACGGTAGCCCCATGAAGGAGACGAGCGGTCTGACCGGAGCCGCCCCTATTTGGCAAAACTTCATGGAGGAGGTGCTCAAGTCCTTACCGGTTGAAGAGTTTGAGCGACCGGCCGACCTTGTCCAAGTAGAGGTCTGCCGCGCGACCGGCATGGTGGCGACGCCGTATTGCGATGAAACTCTCGATCAGGAATCATTGGCCGCACTGTGCACCCTAGTTTCCGGTTACCAGAATGTGCCGGACTGTGGCGGTATCTATTGGGAATACTTCATCGCCGGCACAGAACCCACCGAAGAAGACCAGTTTTTCACACCTTTCAAAATCCACCGAGAGACCGGCCTTCTTGCCTCGCCGCAGACCCCTGCCGACCAAATAGAGGAACTGGTGTTCTTTATCATCCCACCGGAAGCGCTCGATTGGGGCCGGCAGGAAGAAATCCCCCAGCCGCCAACCGAGGTGCACATCCCCGCGCCGGTGGCGCCGTTGGCGATATCCTGGCCGCAGTTCGATCGTCCCGTACGCAGCATTTTGGAAATCAAAGGCAACGTGCTGATCCCGGACCTCAACTGGTACCGGGTCGACTACGGCGAGGGGCTGGAACCAACGCGCTGGACGCAGATCGAGGTCCGCACGCAACCGGTAGCGAACGGCGTGCTGATGGGATGGGACACTTACCCTGCCAGCGGCATCTACACGGTCCGCTTAACTGCCCGGAACACGAGCGGGCAGGAACAGGAAGTGCGCGCACATGTCACGGTTGACAACACGGTGCCGCAGCTGGAGCTGCTCTCTCCGCAGGAGGGCGACGTGTTTTCGCTAGGGAACATTCAAATCAGAGCGCACGCCGCCGCTGAGACGCTTGATAGAGTGGACTTCTATGTTGATGGGAAACTGATCGCCCAGCGCAGGACACCACCATTCGAGGTAGAATGGCTCCCGCGCGCCACAGGAGTCCATACGATCTTTGTCGTGGCGTACAACAAAGCCGTGGACCACTTTCTGAATCCTAACCAGGTTACGACGCCGCAGGTAAGGGTGACGATTATAGATTAACCGAGTGCGGCACGCCCGCAACACGAGGGTTCGGGGGACGCTACGCTTTCAGATTTCAAGAGGATAATCCCGCTGCAATTCCTCGGAGCAAAGGTGTACGTAGGAGACTGCGCGGAGGCGTAAAGCCCGCAGGCTAACATGACAACCACTATTGCGGAAGGACCGAAACTACCATGAACAGCTATGATTTGCCGCTCCGGTATGGTGTGAATCCGCATCAGACTCCGGCGCGCGTACTGCGCGGTGAAGGCAGCAACGCC is part of the Chloroflexota bacterium genome and harbors:
- a CDS encoding PBP1A family penicillin-binding protein, producing MATPTLSRRRRRRQHNKRSFSAFTFVLILAGTFFGLTLFATASVGTAAGIVYVYLTQDLPDPSDPDWWPVPESSKIYDRNGSLLYTINNPTEGQRTNLSFEEIPLVMKQAIIAAEDRNFYSNPGFDIRGISRAVLGVVTGRYAGGGSTITQQLARAVFLTPEFSIERKLREIILAYQISQQLNKDETLALYLNRIAFGNLAYGIEAAANVYFDKPARDLTLAEATMLAGIVQAPSRLNPFVNKEGARERQLYVLNQMVENDFITEAEAAETYANEPTYSQRGQPLLAPHFVFYVRKLLEERYGSQTVYEGGLNVTTTLDLDYQRLAERAAREQITKLAAHNASNAALIALDPKTGEILAMLGSVDYGDQTIDGEVNVTTSLRQPGSAIKPVFYAAAFEKGWTPATLIWDVPFAITIPGSPVYAPKNYDEKFHGPATVRAALANSYNIPAVKAAQYVGVNDGIAMARRLGITSFDDETYYGPAVVLGGAEVRLLDLASVYSVFATNGLYRPPEAILKITDSAGNVLYEYDPPEGVQKLSPQITFLITDILSDNEARTPLFGENSFLRLSRAAAAKTGTTDNSKDNWTFGYTPNLVAGVWVGNSDGSPMKETSGLTGAAPIWQNFMEEVLKSLPVEEFERPADLVQVEVCRATGMVATPYCDETLDQESLAALCTLVSGYQNVPDCGGIYWEYFIAGTEPTEEDQFFTPFKIHRETGLLASPQTPADQIEELVFFIIPPEALDWGRQEEIPQPPTEVHIPAPVAPLAISWPQFDRPVRSILEIKGNVLIPDLNWYRVDYGEGLEPTRWTQIEVRTQPVANGVLMGWDTYPASGIYTVRLTARNTSGQEQEVRAHVTVDNTVPQLELLSPQEGDVFSLGNIQIRAHAAAETLDRVDFYVDGKLIAQRRTPPFEVEWLPRATGVHTIFVVAYNKAVDHFLNPNQVTTPQVRVTIID